Proteins encoded within one genomic window of Thermococcus celer Vu 13 = JCM 8558:
- a CDS encoding ABC transporter permease subunit: MRWDNVKSIVLKEYWTYVGNRKIIFSTLTVIVLYAIIIGINYITGPKALTSYSRAIAIKQISSSPTVFGIGPLDVKKMGDNAILLAAMVVQLPPTIAVFSYFTTYTSILASFFVERTLGTMEVLFSTPLEDGEILGGKIIASVSMGITTWMALFLTNTLGIEALTLKSLGRMWVPTQDYIILSVLYPLSIVLLAIPIGLLISARAKELGEQVGSLIGIIPVVIVLLLIRMDLVDFFRLIKILTVADFLMILASLKFLKFNRLSFISNP; the protein is encoded by the coding sequence ATGCGGTGGGACAACGTTAAATCCATCGTGCTAAAGGAATACTGGACGTACGTTGGAAATAGAAAAATAATCTTCTCGACTTTGACAGTTATAGTGCTCTACGCGATAATCATCGGGATCAACTATATCACAGGTCCAAAAGCTTTAACATCATATTCTCGAGCAATTGCTATAAAACAAATATCTTCATCCCCGACTGTTTTTGGCATCGGTCCGCTTGATGTTAAGAAAATGGGCGATAATGCGATTTTACTGGCAGCGATGGTCGTCCAGCTTCCCCCCACGATTGCTGTGTTTTCATATTTTACAACATACACATCTATTTTGGCATCTTTTTTTGTGGAGCGTACATTGGGAACGATGGAGGTGCTGTTCTCCACCCCCCTCGAGGATGGGGAAATCCTTGGGGGAAAAATCATAGCCTCCGTGAGCATGGGGATAACTACGTGGATGGCCCTGTTTTTAACAAATACCCTGGGAATCGAAGCCCTGACTTTGAAGAGTCTGGGCAGGATGTGGGTACCCACGCAGGATTACATTATACTGTCCGTCCTATATCCACTATCGATCGTTCTTCTGGCAATTCCCATCGGCCTCTTAATTAGCGCAAGGGCAAAAGAACTTGGAGAACAGGTGGGAAGTTTGATTGGAATCATCCCCGTTGTCATCGTACTCCTTCTCATCCGTATGGATCTTGTAGATTTTTTCAGGCTTATCAAAATACTCACAGTGGCGGATTTCTTAATGATACTCGCATCTTTAAAGTTCCTGAAATTCAACCGCCTTTCCTTCATATCCAACCCGTGA
- a CDS encoding ABC transporter ATP-binding protein, with amino-acid sequence MLTVEGISAGYGERDVIRDLSFSVKENEVYVLLGANGSGKTTTFRVVTGVLPPSKGRVLVNEVDLWLEPGSAKRKIGYLPEGERIYPDLSVYRNLLFFAKVYDINGGRVDELIKEFGLERYRNVNAGNLSRGFRKRLALARALLHDPEVLVLDEPFSNLDVPGVLSLRDKILEMIRMGKVVLFSTHIFTELQHFEGVKCRVGIINDGELVVEDKLDNLLSRVSNIEIGITTDKPELAINLLKNLGYEVRRDEGSGIAVRVSNYNAEVPGIIKTLVAEGVNVYQVKPKETPLESIFVKVSGEGRGLSK; translated from the coding sequence ATGCTCACAGTTGAGGGCATAAGTGCCGGCTACGGTGAGAGGGATGTAATAAGGGATCTGAGCTTTTCTGTAAAGGAGAATGAAGTTTACGTCCTCCTGGGGGCAAACGGTTCGGGAAAAACCACGACCTTTAGAGTTGTCACAGGCGTTCTCCCGCCTTCTAAAGGTAGGGTTCTGGTCAATGAAGTTGACTTGTGGCTTGAACCGGGTAGTGCCAAAAGGAAAATTGGATACCTGCCTGAAGGTGAGAGAATTTACCCGGATCTAAGCGTTTACAGAAACCTGCTGTTCTTTGCTAAAGTCTACGACATCAATGGGGGAAGGGTTGATGAACTTATAAAGGAGTTTGGACTTGAAAGGTACCGGAATGTTAACGCCGGGAACCTGAGCAGGGGCTTCAGAAAGAGACTTGCGCTGGCCAGGGCGCTCCTCCATGACCCAGAGGTTTTGGTTTTGGATGAGCCGTTCAGCAATCTTGACGTTCCAGGGGTTCTGAGTTTGAGAGATAAGATATTGGAAATGATCAGGATGGGTAAGGTCGTTCTTTTCTCAACCCATATCTTCACGGAACTCCAGCACTTTGAGGGTGTGAAATGCAGGGTTGGGATAATAAACGATGGAGAGCTCGTTGTTGAGGATAAGCTTGACAACCTGCTTTCAAGGGTTTCCAACATCGAGATTGGAATAACAACGGACAAACCCGAGTTGGCGATAAACCTCCTAAAAAATCTTGGGTACGAAGTGAGGCGCGATGAGGGATCCGGCATCGCCGTTCGTGTCTCCAATTACAACGCTGAAGTGCCGGGGATAATAAAAACCTTGGTTGCCGAGGGCGTCAACGTCTACCAGGTAAAACCTAAGGAGACACCGTTGGAGAGCATCTTCGTGAAGGTATCAGGAGAAGGAAGAGGCTTGAGTAAGTGA
- a CDS encoding DUF4932 domain-containing protein, which translates to MPDVKSLMVPLLILLIFFAYYITPSGVQQKPVIHLNLSPISDCSGNVCVEVNPYLELTDVVFHMAGWNYNDTPYAREAMSYFSPYKNHKAVLLARKAMKKGLKYDAIPRFAMQLNSTEWDEHLIGRVHGDEKLLNELALAMKEFARDSNFSGFYEGHGKFYEGQINLSLKENPNLFSIPNFEENFFGGRKERYVFVLQPLEMYSSYGGYMDGGTVYGFLGVCSNGSYCDASVHELAHSFVNPAVDAHYAEFKEYSQMFSPVKEVMPSMAYSTWKVYLDETFIRAFNAYYILETEGNQSAERFIEGQESLGFYLVGKVYRAYLTDYLPNRDKYPTFGSFMPELARLMGKWYRDGFWKNVSPEPTIERAFLEFKHKGVKVYVVGNLSESTYVKNYVEMLKEAGFNARLTDRLDGGNLIVIAPLDSPITRNLNKYVELKNCSVVVDGTAYSSGVFLVEALKNPNGDGFLLLIAGTPDVFGRKPSNGDESLGDYHYFVYLTSIKRVVAFG; encoded by the coding sequence ATGCCGGATGTTAAGTCCCTGATGGTGCCCCTTTTAATTCTCCTCATTTTCTTCGCCTATTACATCACCCCTTCGGGAGTTCAGCAAAAGCCTGTCATTCATCTCAACCTCTCCCCCATTTCCGATTGCTCGGGTAACGTCTGCGTTGAAGTCAATCCCTACCTTGAACTCACGGATGTTGTCTTCCACATGGCCGGCTGGAACTATAACGACACGCCCTATGCCAGGGAGGCAATGTCTTACTTCTCCCCTTACAAAAACCATAAGGCGGTGCTCCTCGCCAGAAAGGCTATGAAGAAAGGTTTGAAATACGATGCAATCCCCAGGTTTGCCATGCAGCTGAACTCCACGGAGTGGGATGAACATCTAATAGGGAGGGTTCACGGGGACGAAAAACTCCTCAACGAACTCGCTTTAGCTATGAAGGAGTTCGCCAGGGACTCGAACTTTTCAGGATTCTACGAGGGACATGGAAAATTCTATGAGGGGCAGATAAACCTCTCCCTTAAGGAGAACCCGAATCTTTTCAGCATTCCAAATTTTGAGGAGAACTTCTTCGGAGGGAGGAAGGAACGCTATGTCTTTGTCCTTCAGCCCCTTGAGATGTATAGCAGTTACGGTGGCTACATGGATGGCGGTACCGTTTATGGATTTCTCGGCGTTTGCTCTAATGGCTCATACTGCGATGCCTCTGTCCATGAGTTAGCCCACAGCTTCGTCAATCCCGCGGTGGACGCTCATTACGCCGAGTTCAAAGAATACTCCCAGATGTTCTCACCTGTAAAGGAGGTTATGCCATCCATGGCGTACTCCACCTGGAAGGTCTATCTTGATGAGACCTTCATCAGGGCTTTCAACGCTTACTACATCCTCGAAACGGAGGGAAATCAGAGTGCTGAAAGGTTCATAGAGGGTCAGGAAAGTCTCGGTTTCTACCTCGTTGGAAAGGTTTACAGGGCTTATCTAACCGATTACCTTCCGAACAGAGATAAATACCCCACCTTCGGGAGCTTCATGCCAGAGCTCGCGAGGCTCATGGGGAAGTGGTACAGGGATGGCTTCTGGAAGAACGTCTCTCCCGAACCGACCATCGAGAGGGCTTTCCTGGAATTTAAACATAAAGGAGTTAAAGTCTACGTTGTGGGAAACCTCTCAGAGAGTACCTACGTCAAAAACTACGTTGAGATGCTCAAAGAGGCGGGCTTTAATGCGAGGCTTACAGACAGGCTCGATGGGGGTAACCTTATCGTAATCGCACCGCTGGATTCCCCGATAACCCGTAACCTGAATAAATACGTTGAACTTAAGAACTGCTCAGTCGTTGTGGATGGTACCGCTTACTCGAGTGGCGTCTTCCTCGTTGAAGCACTGAAAAATCCGAATGGGGATGGCTTCCTACTCCTGATCGCGGGAACGCCCGACGTGTTCGGGAGAAAACCATCGAATGGGGATGAGAGCCTGGGGGACTACCATTACTTCGTTTACCTGACGAGCATTAAACGGGTCGTTGCCTTCGGGTGA
- a CDS encoding AAA family ATPase: MFVDRRLELRVLHSAYNSLRKGEKVNVAVIGPRRIGKTELLLRFKKEAHGVIPYLNLQRIGSLESFIFAYTRELLYELANALDTKVERSELLTWDDLLILSAKLNVDGEVKAIKGGTLETLFEMQESILEKTEQKAVFILDEFQEVLNFKGFLETMRAITEKQEKIAYFISGSAVRMMEEILASKNPFFGQFRRIYLRGLPKEDTIALSKAILERAGTETTHSALELLHRLTQGHPFYVLAVCRRLVEEGFEKIRRKDVHYAFLTELLSEKGDIYAHLEYVFNESLSRAYKGPIHKQILLILAQEEGLRLSEIARRLNKPSGEVSNYLKFLLRTDLITRQDGRYYFTDKLMRFWLAKTYLGITELELRREKLLEELIKELEEKYLRAKQELGIAEEAMVREKLRETLGVDFRPYQRGDVEFDGVAFGDKVYVLEVKWRNRPATRRDIEKFVGKVRSEFGSAVMFFFSKSGFTEKAGESCEKEGVKMLTPKDLEVS, encoded by the coding sequence ATGTTCGTGGACAGAAGGCTTGAATTGAGGGTATTGCATTCCGCCTATAACTCGCTGAGAAAGGGTGAGAAGGTCAACGTGGCCGTTATCGGGCCGAGGAGGATCGGAAAAACGGAACTTCTCCTCAGGTTTAAGAAAGAGGCTCACGGAGTAATCCCATACCTGAACCTTCAGCGTATTGGAAGCCTGGAGTCGTTCATCTTCGCTTACACCCGGGAACTCCTCTATGAACTCGCCAATGCGCTGGATACGAAGGTCGAGAGGAGCGAGCTCTTGACGTGGGACGACCTGCTGATCCTCTCGGCAAAGCTTAACGTCGATGGAGAGGTTAAGGCGATCAAGGGGGGAACCCTCGAGACCCTCTTTGAAATGCAGGAGTCAATTTTAGAAAAGACAGAACAAAAAGCCGTTTTCATTCTGGACGAATTTCAGGAGGTTCTTAACTTTAAAGGGTTCCTGGAGACGATGCGTGCCATCACAGAAAAGCAGGAGAAAATAGCGTACTTCATTTCCGGCTCCGCCGTTAGGATGATGGAGGAAATTTTGGCCTCAAAGAATCCCTTCTTTGGGCAATTCCGACGGATTTACCTGAGGGGCCTGCCGAAGGAGGATACGATAGCGCTCTCAAAAGCAATCCTGGAAAGGGCAGGGACTGAAACCACTCACTCGGCCCTTGAATTGCTCCACCGCCTCACACAGGGACATCCCTTTTATGTTTTAGCAGTTTGCAGGCGTCTGGTCGAGGAGGGCTTTGAGAAGATCCGGCGTAAAGACGTCCACTACGCCTTCCTCACCGAACTGCTGAGTGAGAAGGGGGACATCTACGCGCACCTTGAATACGTCTTCAACGAGTCCCTCTCAAGGGCATATAAGGGGCCTATACACAAACAGATACTTCTTATCCTGGCCCAGGAGGAGGGACTGAGGCTTTCGGAGATAGCCAGGCGTTTGAACAAACCCAGCGGGGAGGTGTCGAACTACCTGAAGTTCCTCCTGAGGACTGATTTAATCACGAGGCAGGACGGGAGGTACTACTTTACGGACAAGCTTATGCGCTTCTGGCTCGCAAAGACCTACCTTGGCATTACCGAGCTGGAGCTCAGGCGGGAGAAACTTCTGGAGGAACTTATTAAGGAGCTGGAGGAGAAATACCTCAGGGCAAAACAAGAGCTTGGAATTGCAGAAGAGGCCATGGTCAGGGAGAAACTACGGGAAACCCTGGGCGTTGACTTTCGTCCCTACCAGAGGGGTGACGTTGAGTTCGACGGGGTCGCCTTTGGTGATAAGGTTTACGTGCTTGAGGTTAAGTGGAGGAACCGGCCCGCGACCCGCAGGGACATAGAGAAGTTCGTCGGAAAGGTTAGGAGTGAATTTGGCTCCGCTGTGATGTTCTTCTTCTCAAAATCCGGGTTCACGGAGAAAGCCGGGGAGTCATGCGAGAAGGAGGGAGTTAAGATGCTCACGCCTAAGGATTTAGAGGTGAGCTGA
- the purL gene encoding phosphoribosylformylglycinamidine synthase subunit PurL: MFPHEEKIIREKLGREPNEVEWAMIEVMWSEHASYKSSRPWLKLLPTKNEHVILGPGEDAGIVRFDDNTAIVVGIESHNHPSAVEPYGGAATGVGGIVRDILCMGARPIALLDPIRFGPLEKERNRYLLGGVVKGIADYGNRIGVPTVGGETEFDESLDGYALVNVACVGIMRPEHLTHSYVTEAGLKLILVGNRTGRDGIHGVTFASEELGENADEEDRSAVQIPDPFTEKLLIEATLEAVYTGRVRALKDLGGGGLTCAASEMAGKKGFGAIIYADRVPQREPNMNAMEVMISESQERMLFAVRPEDVGELGRVFEKYGLEWAVVGEVIEEPRFVVIWKGKKVADLPIDLLTDVPTMKWELKPRDIERGVEMPGLPFERAFQLVWGSENIVSKRWVWEGYDHEVGGRTVLKPGRDAAVLKINDEYGLALTADGNPNHSHLNPYHGAMGAVAEAVRNLVSVGAEPLALVDNLNFASPERPDVYWSFAETVRGLADAARAFGLAYVSGNVSFYNETNGRPIKPTPVVAGLGRVRLKDIPGMGLEEGLLIGTVGLTRGELGGSELFSRLGLGGGFAPRVDLELERANAEGILNAVRAGLVKAVHDVSGGGIAVALAEMAVNGVGFRVDLSKVPAETTNPLEVAFSESHGRYIVAFPEGNLDELKGFFRHFAIIGEAGGSDVVFRWNGRELLRRPLEEVKAIYESFPELLGEGE; the protein is encoded by the coding sequence ATGTTTCCTCACGAGGAGAAAATCATCAGGGAAAAGCTTGGAAGGGAGCCGAACGAAGTTGAGTGGGCCATGATTGAGGTCATGTGGAGCGAGCACGCCTCCTACAAATCGAGCAGGCCCTGGTTAAAGCTCCTCCCAACAAAAAACGAGCACGTAATTCTGGGTCCCGGAGAGGACGCCGGGATAGTGAGGTTCGACGATAACACCGCAATAGTCGTCGGAATCGAGAGCCACAACCACCCGAGCGCGGTTGAGCCCTACGGTGGTGCCGCAACGGGCGTCGGCGGAATCGTTAGGGATATCCTATGTATGGGCGCCCGCCCCATAGCGCTTCTGGATCCGATTCGTTTCGGACCTCTCGAGAAAGAGAGGAACCGCTACCTATTGGGTGGTGTTGTGAAGGGCATAGCCGACTACGGCAACAGGATCGGTGTTCCGACGGTTGGCGGAGAAACCGAGTTCGATGAAAGCCTCGATGGCTACGCGCTCGTAAACGTCGCCTGCGTCGGCATTATGAGGCCGGAGCACCTGACCCACAGCTACGTTACCGAGGCGGGCCTGAAGCTGATCCTGGTCGGCAACAGAACCGGGCGGGACGGGATCCACGGCGTCACCTTTGCGAGCGAGGAGCTGGGCGAGAACGCGGATGAGGAGGACCGCTCAGCGGTGCAAATTCCCGACCCTTTCACGGAGAAGCTCCTAATCGAGGCCACTCTCGAGGCCGTTTACACCGGAAGGGTAAGGGCCCTCAAGGACCTGGGCGGTGGCGGGCTGACGTGCGCCGCCTCCGAGATGGCGGGAAAGAAGGGCTTTGGTGCAATAATTTACGCGGATAGAGTTCCCCAGAGAGAACCAAACATGAACGCAATGGAGGTCATGATTTCGGAGAGCCAGGAGAGGATGCTCTTCGCGGTTAGACCGGAGGACGTTGGGGAACTCGGAAGGGTATTCGAGAAGTACGGTCTCGAGTGGGCGGTGGTCGGTGAAGTTATCGAGGAGCCGCGCTTCGTCGTCATCTGGAAGGGGAAGAAGGTCGCCGACCTGCCGATTGACCTTCTCACGGACGTTCCGACAATGAAATGGGAGCTAAAGCCCCGCGACATCGAGCGGGGCGTTGAGATGCCCGGCCTTCCCTTCGAGAGGGCCTTCCAGCTCGTCTGGGGCAGTGAGAACATCGTGAGCAAGCGCTGGGTATGGGAGGGATACGACCACGAGGTCGGGGGGAGAACGGTCCTCAAGCCCGGCCGAGATGCGGCGGTGCTCAAGATCAACGACGAGTACGGCCTCGCCCTCACGGCCGACGGGAATCCAAACCACAGCCATCTCAACCCCTACCACGGGGCGATGGGAGCGGTTGCCGAGGCCGTCCGGAACCTCGTGAGCGTCGGGGCCGAACCCCTCGCGCTGGTGGACAACCTCAACTTCGCATCCCCTGAAAGGCCCGACGTCTACTGGAGCTTCGCGGAGACGGTCAGGGGCCTCGCCGACGCCGCGAGGGCCTTCGGCTTGGCTTACGTGAGCGGGAACGTCAGCTTCTACAACGAGACGAACGGCAGGCCCATAAAACCCACCCCGGTAGTTGCAGGCCTCGGGAGGGTGAGGCTAAAGGACATCCCCGGAATGGGCCTCGAGGAGGGTCTCCTGATAGGTACCGTGGGGTTAACCCGGGGGGAACTCGGTGGCTCCGAGTTGTTCTCGAGGCTCGGCCTCGGAGGGGGCTTCGCCCCCCGGGTGGACCTTGAACTGGAGCGGGCCAACGCCGAAGGGATCCTAAATGCTGTAAGGGCGGGCCTCGTGAAGGCGGTCCATGACGTGAGCGGGGGAGGAATCGCAGTCGCTTTAGCCGAGATGGCGGTAAACGGGGTCGGTTTCCGGGTGGATCTCTCAAAGGTCCCTGCAGAAACCACGAACCCACTGGAGGTCGCCTTCAGCGAGAGCCACGGCCGCTACATCGTGGCCTTCCCGGAGGGAAACCTCGATGAGCTAAAGGGCTTCTTCAGGCACTTCGCCATCATCGGAGAGGCCGGGGGGAGTGACGTGGTCTTCCGGTGGAACGGAAGGGAGCTCCTGAGGCGGCCCCTCGAGGAGGTTAAGGCCATCTACGAATCCTTCCCAGAGCTCCTGGGTGAGGGGGAATGA
- the ribD gene encoding bifunctional diaminohydroxyphosphoribosylaminopyrimidine deaminase/5-amino-6-(5-phosphoribosylamino)uracil reductase RibD, producing the protein MAMDDGYFMSLALELARKGEGAVNPNPMVGAVIVKDGEVIGKGYHERFGGKHAEVNAIEDAKSKGHSIEGATLYVTLEPCSHWGKQPPCVDRIIQEGFSRVVVAMKDPNPLVNGRGIEKLEAAGIEVKVGVLEGEARKLNEVFVKYITTGLPFVSIKLALTLDGFIATSGFSSKWITGEKARRKVQELRRKHMAVMIGASTVLKDDPRLTCRIKGCTEKVKVILDRHGLTADGNFRVFNDGKVIVFTDSEREWAKAEVIRETDPGRILEILGEKGIDSVLIEGGRSACQFLPFADRLYLFYGPKLFGRGISPFECLDVETVDDAFRLEFLGVERLDDGIYVEARPCSRG; encoded by the coding sequence ATGGCCATGGACGACGGGTACTTCATGAGCCTGGCGCTGGAACTCGCAAGAAAAGGGGAGGGCGCGGTAAACCCAAACCCGATGGTGGGGGCCGTTATCGTAAAAGATGGGGAGGTGATAGGGAAGGGCTACCACGAGCGTTTTGGCGGCAAGCACGCCGAAGTCAACGCCATAGAAGACGCCAAGAGCAAAGGCCACTCCATTGAGGGGGCAACTCTCTACGTTACTCTGGAGCCGTGCTCCCACTGGGGCAAACAACCCCCGTGCGTCGATAGGATCATCCAGGAGGGGTTCTCCAGAGTTGTGGTGGCAATGAAGGACCCCAACCCGTTGGTCAACGGAAGGGGCATTGAAAAGCTCGAGGCGGCGGGGATTGAGGTTAAGGTTGGTGTCCTCGAGGGTGAGGCGAGGAAACTGAACGAGGTGTTCGTCAAGTACATTACAACTGGGCTTCCCTTCGTGTCGATAAAGCTGGCCTTGACCCTCGATGGGTTCATAGCAACGAGTGGGTTCTCTTCTAAGTGGATCACGGGTGAAAAAGCCCGAAGGAAGGTGCAGGAGCTCAGGAGAAAACATATGGCGGTAATGATCGGGGCCAGCACCGTCCTCAAAGACGATCCGAGACTGACCTGCAGGATAAAGGGGTGCACCGAGAAGGTCAAGGTGATACTCGACAGGCACGGGCTGACCGCGGACGGGAATTTTAGGGTCTTCAACGACGGGAAGGTCATCGTCTTCACGGATAGCGAAAGGGAGTGGGCCAAAGCAGAGGTCATCAGGGAAACGGATCCAGGGAGAATACTCGAAATTCTCGGCGAAAAGGGAATTGACAGCGTTTTAATAGAAGGGGGAAGGTCAGCGTGCCAGTTTCTTCCCTTTGCTGACAGACTGTACCTGTTCTACGGACCCAAGCTCTTTGGGAGGGGCATCTCTCCGTTTGAGTGCCTGGACGTTGAAACCGTCGATGATGCGTTCAGGCTCGAGTTCCTCGGGGTTGAAAGGCTCGATGACGGCATCTACGTGGAGGCGCGGCCATGTTCTCGGGGATAG